A genomic segment from Longimicrobium sp. encodes:
- a CDS encoding FHA domain-containing protein yields the protein FATGDRYMSGRHARFRSQGGRVTVSDLDSKNRTYVNEQPIPPHEERPLNPGDTVRMGNTVLRLTHAG from the coding sequence TTCGCCACGGGCGACCGCTACATGTCGGGCCGGCACGCCCGCTTCCGCAGCCAGGGCGGGCGGGTGACCGTGAGCGACCTGGATTCCAAGAACCGCACCTACGTCAACGAGCAGCCGATTCCCCCGCACGAGGAGCGCCCGCTGAACCCGGGCGACACCGTGCGGATGGGGAACACCGTGCTGCGCCTGACCCACGCCGGCTGA
- a CDS encoding penicillin-binding transpeptidase domain-containing protein: MLETALNWVLRAALLAFGAGALIALLRWMSQAIRERRERWAIRLAIGMLMFAAIYAFGHARMLMQAEELEEGRLAWRRFGDPRESERNRGEVRGWIMDCTNEPANALARYGVRDGEVQRVYPLGEGGANLIGGGTGDDDRNYTVERVFARHLRKPLSFAEQGQLHPVGTDLQLTICSAPMRRAWSLLQQTGLNGAIIVQDVNTGALVAYAATGKADEPPFGIKRYAPPGSVFKLALAALWWENNLPEMEMGCPPEIQVGRARIRNFESSSYPSLQVPREMLRYSCNTAAVQMANYARQRLGAEAFHDAYKRFGFLTYSEGPPSAAEKGFWNTENEAWAERMTPPPSRVRLLQRFNQHEWGQIAIGQGPVDVTPLSVSRFIQSIGNGGVMLPPTIEADRLNNLPEGTRVMKQTTSQKLMQAMLLVVDSGTAASAQPRLAGTGWDMGGKTGSADVAGRARADGWFAGLMFDPERRPRYTVVVYLQSGAPGGRIPAAIGAEMTRFMASQARAQDRGEDQAAARKED; encoded by the coding sequence GTGCTGGAAACCGCTCTCAACTGGGTGCTGCGCGCCGCCCTGCTGGCCTTTGGAGCCGGCGCGCTGATCGCGCTGCTCCGCTGGATGAGCCAGGCCATCCGCGAACGGCGCGAGCGCTGGGCCATCCGCCTGGCCATCGGCATGCTGATGTTCGCCGCGATCTATGCCTTCGGGCACGCGCGCATGCTCATGCAGGCCGAGGAGCTGGAGGAGGGCCGCCTGGCCTGGCGCCGCTTCGGCGACCCGCGCGAAAGCGAGCGCAACCGCGGCGAGGTGCGCGGGTGGATCATGGACTGCACCAACGAGCCCGCCAACGCGCTCGCCCGCTACGGCGTGCGCGACGGCGAGGTGCAGCGCGTGTATCCGCTGGGCGAGGGCGGCGCCAACCTGATCGGCGGGGGGACTGGCGACGACGACCGCAACTACACCGTGGAGCGGGTGTTCGCCCGCCACCTGCGCAAGCCGCTGAGCTTCGCCGAGCAAGGGCAGCTCCACCCCGTGGGCACGGACCTTCAGCTCACCATCTGCAGCGCCCCCATGCGCCGCGCCTGGTCGCTGCTGCAGCAGACGGGGCTCAACGGCGCCATCATCGTGCAGGACGTCAACACCGGCGCGCTGGTGGCCTACGCCGCGACGGGCAAGGCCGACGAGCCGCCCTTCGGCATCAAGCGGTATGCGCCCCCGGGCTCCGTCTTCAAGCTGGCCCTGGCCGCGCTCTGGTGGGAAAACAACCTGCCGGAGATGGAGATGGGGTGCCCGCCGGAGATCCAGGTGGGGCGCGCACGCATCCGCAACTTCGAAAGCTCGTCGTATCCCTCGCTGCAAGTGCCGCGTGAGATGCTGCGCTACTCGTGCAACACGGCCGCCGTGCAGATGGCCAACTACGCGCGCCAGCGGCTGGGCGCCGAGGCCTTTCACGACGCCTACAAGCGCTTCGGATTCCTCACCTACTCCGAGGGCCCGCCCTCCGCGGCCGAAAAGGGCTTCTGGAACACGGAGAACGAGGCCTGGGCCGAGCGCATGACGCCGCCGCCCTCGCGCGTTCGCCTGCTGCAGCGCTTCAACCAGCACGAGTGGGGGCAGATCGCCATCGGGCAGGGGCCCGTGGACGTGACGCCGCTTTCCGTTTCCCGCTTCATCCAGTCGATCGGCAACGGCGGGGTGATGCTGCCGCCGACGATCGAGGCCGACCGGCTGAACAACCTCCCCGAAGGCACGCGGGTGATGAAGCAGACCACCTCGCAGAAGCTGATGCAGGCCATGCTCCTGGTGGTGGACTCCGGCACCGCCGCATCCGCGCAGCCGCGGCTGGCGGGAACGGGATGGGACATGGGCGGCAAGACGGGCTCGGCCGACGTGGCCGGCCGCGCGCGCGCCGACGGCTGGTTCGCCGGGCTGATGTTCGATCCCGAGCGGCGCCCCCGCTACACCGTGGTCGTCTACCTGCAGAGCGGCGCGCCGGGCGGGCGCATCCCCGCCGCCATCGGTGCCGAGATGACGCGCTTCATGGCCAGCCAGGCGCGCGCCCAGGACCGGGGCGAAGACCAGGCCGCCGCGCGGAAGGAGGACTGA
- a CDS encoding FtsW/RodA/SpoVE family cell cycle protein: MALRDLFKRRGGTGGGGPEGVTIALKAHNRPAEQRSGRVMPGPLWWGLLLASLFYIAAHFSIVAAVWPIHGTSTGSGGTLIRDGIALGAWIAVLVALRSLGYRGSWAIVVFPILIFCLTRPTQFQLFSDPSYQAAGKVRGAANDAKATRARLSTIERTYDDERKQIVYQGPPPPLPDPFAKAVEQEARGRGFISRSAAHFTVFIAPFALLVGFLLSREPRVMRWVRDRRLIPFIPTLGVFFVLTIGFTQLGKVGGMTPWELFLPVFIVIWAATLAEDAYNLARPGQVVDPRRLANLFLYGAMPVIPFLIIRELGLSIVLAGSMAAMLLVGTRRGWWAGLMLAVWAVLVFAAFRVDERSATRLELAYDPYKDASAMGEEEAEKWAAKLHQMKLFDANVTTGGLLGEGPGRGHAETAPNAADDGYITAIATHWGWAGAVSIVLVYTLFIVQLLSAAARETGAFERTLLTGVAMLIGIPFWLATLGGIRLIPLTGVATAFAAHGGAKLLASALAVGLAAGVSHRRAREEMFDEALAAPGTAEPRAKGIRIR; this comes from the coding sequence ATGGCGCTTCGCGACCTGTTCAAGCGGCGCGGGGGCACCGGCGGCGGCGGCCCTGAAGGCGTCACCATCGCGCTGAAGGCGCACAACCGGCCCGCGGAGCAGCGCAGCGGCCGGGTGATGCCGGGGCCGCTGTGGTGGGGGCTGCTGCTGGCCTCGCTCTTCTACATCGCCGCGCACTTCTCCATCGTGGCGGCGGTGTGGCCCATCCACGGCACGTCCACGGGATCGGGGGGCACGCTCATCCGCGACGGCATCGCCCTGGGCGCGTGGATCGCCGTGCTGGTGGCGCTCCGCAGCCTGGGGTACCGTGGCAGCTGGGCCATCGTGGTGTTCCCCATCCTGATCTTCTGCCTGACGCGGCCCACGCAGTTCCAGCTGTTCAGCGACCCGTCGTACCAGGCGGCCGGCAAGGTGCGCGGCGCCGCCAACGACGCCAAGGCCACCCGCGCGCGGCTTTCGACCATCGAGCGCACCTACGACGACGAGCGCAAGCAGATCGTCTACCAGGGCCCGCCGCCCCCGCTCCCCGACCCGTTCGCGAAGGCGGTGGAGCAGGAGGCGCGCGGGCGCGGCTTCATCTCGCGGAGCGCAGCGCACTTCACGGTGTTCATCGCCCCGTTTGCGCTGCTGGTGGGCTTTCTCCTGTCGCGCGAGCCGCGGGTGATGCGGTGGGTGCGCGATCGAAGGCTGATCCCGTTCATCCCCACGCTGGGCGTGTTCTTCGTCCTCACCATCGGATTCACGCAGCTGGGCAAGGTGGGGGGGATGACGCCGTGGGAACTGTTCCTCCCGGTGTTCATCGTCATCTGGGCGGCCACGCTGGCCGAGGACGCGTACAACCTGGCCCGGCCGGGCCAGGTGGTGGACCCGCGGCGCCTGGCGAACCTGTTCCTGTACGGCGCCATGCCGGTGATCCCCTTCCTGATCATCCGCGAGCTGGGCCTTTCCATCGTGCTGGCGGGGTCCATGGCCGCCATGCTGCTGGTGGGCACGCGGCGCGGATGGTGGGCGGGGCTGATGCTGGCCGTGTGGGCGGTGCTGGTGTTCGCCGCCTTCCGCGTGGACGAGCGCTCGGCCACCCGCCTGGAGCTGGCGTACGACCCGTACAAGGACGCGTCGGCGATGGGCGAGGAGGAGGCGGAAAAGTGGGCGGCCAAGCTTCACCAGATGAAGCTGTTCGACGCCAACGTCACCACCGGCGGGCTGCTGGGCGAGGGGCCCGGCCGCGGCCATGCGGAAACGGCGCCCAACGCGGCCGACGACGGCTACATCACCGCCATCGCCACGCACTGGGGATGGGCGGGCGCGGTGTCCATCGTGCTGGTGTACACGCTGTTCATCGTGCAGTTGCTGAGCGCCGCCGCGCGCGAGACGGGCGCCTTCGAGCGAACGCTGCTCACGGGCGTGGCCATGCTCATCGGCATCCCCTTCTGGCTGGCGACGCTGGGGGGCATCCGCCTGATCCCGCTGACCGGCGTGGCCACCGCCTTCGCCGCGCACGGGGGCGCCAAGCTGCTGGCCTCGGCGCTGGCGGTGGGGCTGGCGGCGGGGGTCAGCCACCGCAGGGCACGGGAAGAGATGTTCGACGAGGCACTCGCCGCGCCCGGCACTGCCGAGCCGCGCGCCAAGGGGATCCGCATCCGATGA
- a CDS encoding PP2C family protein-serine/threonine phosphatase, with the protein MSDDTQPTPAAPRPSGPALPETRALGMVPLHGMLFDIAGASAQGPRAENQDAFSVDTFTQRMFVAVADGMGGERAGRVAADTALTALMQGGDIRSLDAARYALRHADETVARLAQQSPGDRGGMGCALALLALATDRAGNPGWVGAHVGDVRIISRGPDGTVRLETRDHTPAYARWEAGEIALDEVPDSPGSNRLQRAVGRGGEADAVWIPVRPNWTYLLISDGVTKAMRLDELGEAMALPSAEQICAAITRKVEERGPDDNYTAVAVRVLGDGGGATIPSPPPRGGAQIAAAVSESPRREHANLVHERNDDVNGRRGSILPTLLSLLALAVGGFALWTAMQAGRGPDPAVAAQIDSLRAEVRGLSSRVATPRDSLSLIGGTDTAAPAAGAAPVPSAPAGQAPANPTARP; encoded by the coding sequence ATGAGCGACGACACGCAGCCCACGCCCGCCGCGCCCCGCCCGTCCGGCCCGGCGCTCCCCGAAACCCGCGCGCTGGGGATGGTGCCCCTGCACGGGATGCTCTTCGACATTGCGGGGGCCAGCGCGCAGGGCCCGCGGGCGGAGAACCAGGACGCGTTCAGCGTCGACACCTTCACCCAGCGGATGTTCGTCGCCGTGGCGGACGGCATGGGCGGCGAGCGCGCCGGCCGCGTGGCCGCCGACACCGCGTTGACGGCGCTGATGCAGGGCGGCGACATCCGCAGCCTGGACGCGGCCCGCTACGCCCTTCGCCACGCGGACGAGACGGTGGCCCGCCTGGCCCAGCAGTCCCCCGGCGACCGCGGGGGGATGGGGTGCGCGCTGGCGCTGCTGGCCCTGGCCACGGACCGCGCGGGGAACCCCGGCTGGGTGGGGGCCCACGTGGGCGACGTGCGCATCATCAGCCGGGGGCCGGACGGCACCGTGCGGCTGGAGACGCGCGACCACACCCCGGCCTACGCGCGCTGGGAGGCGGGGGAGATCGCGCTGGACGAGGTGCCCGACAGCCCCGGCAGCAACCGCCTGCAGCGCGCCGTGGGCCGCGGGGGCGAGGCCGACGCGGTGTGGATCCCGGTGCGCCCCAACTGGACGTACCTGCTGATCAGCGACGGGGTGACCAAGGCCATGCGGCTCGACGAGCTGGGCGAGGCCATGGCCCTTCCGTCGGCGGAGCAGATCTGCGCGGCCATCACCCGCAAGGTCGAGGAGCGCGGGCCCGACGACAACTACACGGCGGTCGCGGTGCGCGTGCTGGGCGACGGGGGCGGCGCCACCATCCCTTCGCCCCCGCCGCGCGGAGGCGCGCAGATCGCCGCCGCGGTGTCGGAGTCCCCGCGCCGCGAGCACGCCAACCTGGTGCACGAGAGGAACGACGACGTGAACGGCAGACGCGGGTCCATCCTTCCGACGCTGCTGTCGCTGCTGGCGCTGGCGGTGGGCGGGTTCGCCCTGTGGACGGCCATGCAGGCCGGCCGCGGCCCCGATCCCGCCGTCGCGGCGCAGATCGACAGCCTGCGCGCCGAGGTGCGCGGGCTCAGCAGCCGCGTGGCCACGCCGCGCGACAGCCTTTCGCTGATCGGCGGCACCGACACGGCGGCGCCCGCCGCCGGGGCCGCCCCGGTGCCATC